AAAATTACCAAGAGTAGAGTTTATCCATTCAACAATTTCTGGAACAATTTTCAGTGCAATTCATGGCTTACAGGTTTATAAAGAATTTGCTCATGCCGAAAATGATGCGAATTTTGAAACCCTTTATTTTACAGAACTAAAAGATCACTTAAAAAATATCTTAAAATATTTATTAGGCTATAACGAAAAATAAACATTTTTTTTAAAGCATACTAAAAGATTTTCGTAATCTAAAAATATTAAAACTGATACGCATTTATTTTTTCATCTTTCATTAAAATCTCAACGAGTTGTTGATGTTTGCTTAGTTTTCCTGTAAGTCGCCAAGTTGTAGAAATACTGTCTTTACCGTATTGTTGCCTGATAATTTCTTGTTTTAAATCCGTTTTTCGGAAAAGCATTTGACAATATTCGTAGTCGTTAACGCTTGTTGTAATTTTATAATCCCGAATTTTATTATTGCTGTCGATGATGTTTTGTAGAAATAGCAGAATTCTTAAAATCAACATTACCAAAAAAGTGCCCAACAAAGCCAAATAGATATGGCCAGATCCTACAGCCATCCCGAGCGAAGCGGTTGCCCAAATGGTGGTTGCTGTTGTTATGCCTCCGATTTTGTTATCATCTTTGAAAATAACGCCAGCGCCAAGAAAACCAATTCCGGTAATAATATTGGCTGCCAAACGGTCCGGATTATCAACACCTATTTTAAGACTCAGAATCGTGAAAATACATGACCCGAAACTGACTAAAATGAAAGTTCTTAATCCAGCTGATTTATTTTGATACTCGCGATCTGCACCGATAACAAGCCCTACCAATACCGAAATTAATATTAGTAAAACTTCGTTCTCAGTGCTTGGCATTCGTAGAATATCTAAGCTATCTTTGATGTCCATATTCTTTAATTCTGTATTAAAGTTAGGACTTTTCAGAATTAAATAATATTTATTTCTAAACTTTAAAATTCATATTCTGAATTCTTACCGCATTAAGAATCGCCAAAAGTGCGACGCCAACATCTGCAAAAACGGCTTCCCACATGGTTGCCAAACCACCAGCTCCCAGAATGAGAACAATAGCTTTTACACCAAAAGCAAGAATAATATTTTGCCAAACTACTTTTTTTGTGGCTTTACTAATTTTAATCGCTAAAGGGATTTTAGTCGCTTTATCATCCTGAATTACCACGTCTGCCGTTTCAATTGTCGCATCGCTCCCCAGCCCTCCCATCGCCATACCAACATCTGCCAAAGCCACAACAGGCGCATCGTTAACGCCATCTCCAACGAAGGCGACACTTCCGTATTGAGATCTTATTTTTTTAAGTTCAGCAACTTTATCTTCGGGTAAAAGTCCACCCGAAGCATGATTAATTTGGAGTTGCTGAGCCACAGACTCAACAACCTCTTTTTTGTCACCACTCAGCATAAAGCTGTTGATATTTAGTTTTTTAAGTTCTGCAATTGCTGTTGAAGCTTCAGGTTTTATTTGATCTGAAATTGTAATGTAGCCAACAAATTTATTATCGAAAGCAATAGCGATAAGACTTTCGGTGAAGTTTTTAGAATTGAGATCATGTGTGATTCCAAATTTTTCCATCAGCTTAAAGTTGCCTGCCAGAAAGTTTTTCCCCTGATAATTGGCTTTCAGTCCACGACCTGGAATTTCTTCAATATTTTCTAAAATTAAATTAGGATTTTGCTCCCCAACATATTCATGAATTGCCGTTGCAATAGGATGTGTAGAGTGGCTTTCTAATTTGTTTAAAACTTCAAGAATTTCTTTTTCATTAAAATCTTTAGAAATCTGAATGTCTTTTACTTTAAAAACACCTTCCGTTAAAGTTCCTGTTTTGTCCATTACTACATTTTTTATAGACGCCAAAGCATCGATAAAATTACCGCCTTTGAAGAGAATTCCGTTTTTGCTACCTGCGCCAATTCCACCAAAATAACCCAAAGGAATGGAGATAACCAAAGCACATGGACAAGAAATTACAAGAAAAATACAAGCGCGGTATAACCAAGTTTTATAATCGTAAACCTCGACAAATAGATAAGGAAGCACGAAAATACCTAATGCTAAAAAAGTAACTATCGGCGTGTATATTTTTGCGAATTTTCGGATAAATAATTCGGTGGGTGCTTTTTGCTGATTGGCATTTTGTACCAATTCTAAAATCTTACTGAGTTTGGAATCTTGGTAATCTGTTTTCACCAAAACCTCAGCGACAGAATTTAGATTAATCATTCCAGCCAATACTTCATCGCCTTTTTGTTTGGTGTCGGGTTTACTTTCACCAGTTAAAGCAGAAGTATTGAAAGAGGCTTGTTCACTAAAAAGTTCACCATCAAGGGCTAATTTTTCACCAGGTTTTAGAAGGATTTTTTGTCCAATGTTTACTTCTTTGGCTTTTACTGTTCTATGTTGATTATTTTTAATGATAGTTACCTCGTCAGGGCGCTGATCCATAAGACTTGCGATATTGTTTTTGGCTTTTTGTACTGCCAAACTTTGGAAAATTTCACCAACGGAATAAAACAACATAACGGCAACAGCTTCGGGATATTCTCCAATGATAATAGCACCAATTGTTGCGATTGACATCAAGAAAAACTCAGAAAAAATATCGCCATTTTTCATACTTTCAAAAGCTTCTTTTATAACAGGCCAACCGACAGGAAGATAAGCAATTGCATAAAGAATTATTCGACTCCAACCCTCAAACCAAGTTGGTTTAAAATAATAATCGAAAAGAATTCCGATAATTAAAACGACAAAGGAAATAATTGCTGGAGCGAACAATTGCAAAATGCTTTTGTCTGAGGTTTCATGAGAATGATCATGAGAATCATGAGAGTGTGAATGCTCATGGTCGTTTTTTATAGGTGGATTGCTACAACATTCTTTGTTACTCATATTTAAAGCTTTTACTCAAAGTTACAAAAGCAAAATTGATATCAAGAAAAAACCTATCACTTTTGATGATAGGTTTTAAAGTTTATTGATTTTAGTTTTTTATTTTGAATGAGCTCGGGTTTCGGCGGCAGCGAAGCTGCCGCCGAAAATTTTATCCTTCATTAATCAAATCCAAAAATTCTTGCTCATCCAAAATGGTGATTGTCCCAATATCCTGAGCTTTTTTCAATTTACTTCCTGCTTTTTCACCGACAACCAAATAATTTAAATTTTTAGAAACGGCTGAAATATTTTTTCCATTGTGTTTTTCCACCATTTCTTCGGCTTGTTCGCGCGTGAAAAGCGATAATTTACCAGTAAATAAAAAGGTTTTCCCTTCCAAAACATTGCTTAAAACTTCCTGCGTACTTTCCCCTTTTTCCAATTGAACACCATAATTTTTCAAGCGTTCAATCATAAGATTATTCTCAGGATTTTGGAAGAAATCAACTATGCTTACGGCAATTTTCCCACCGATGTCTTCCACTTGTGTAAGTTCTTCAATTGTAGCATTTTTCAAATCTTCGATTGTAGCAAAATTTTTAACTAATTTTTTAGCAACGGTTTCGCCTACATGTTTAATTCCGATTCCGTATAAAACTTTTTCAAATGGAATTTGTTTGGATTTTTCGATACCATCAATAATATTTTGAGCAGATTTCTCCGCCATTCTATCCAATGGAAGCAGTTGTTCTTTGGTTAAAGCATAAAAGTCGGCAGGATTTTCAATCAGTTTTTCTCGGTAAAGCTGTTCTATGGTTTCGCTGCCCAGATTTTCTATATTCAAAGCTTTTCTAGAAACATAATGTATCATTCTTCCTACAACTTGTGGCGGACAATGCAGATCGTTTGGGCAAAAATGTATGGCTTGATCTTCAATTTTCACCAATTCAGTTCCGCACTCTGGACAATTTTTTATGTATTCTATTTCTCGACTTTCAGACGTCCTTTTTTCTGTATTTACGCCAACAATTTTAGGAATAATTTCACCTCCTTTTTCTACATACACAAAATCATTTTCGTGCAAGTCCAATTTTTTTATGATGTCTTCATTATGCAAAGAAGCCCTTTTTACGATGGTTCCGGCCAACAAAACAGGTTTCAAATTAGCAACAGGGGTTATGGCTCCAGTTCTTCCGACTTGATAAGAAACACTTAAAAGTTCTGTTTCTACTTTTTCAGCTTTGAATTTATAAGACATCGCCCAACGCGGAGATTTTGCGGTGTAACCCAATTGTTTCTGCTGTTGAAGAGAATTTACTTTTATCACAATTCCATCTATTTCAAAAGGTAAATTGTGACGCTCAGCATCCCAAAAGTTGATGAAATTTTTAACATCATCTAAACTTGTGCACAATTTTGCTTGATCTTCAGATACCTTAAATCCCCAGTTTTTAGCCTTAGATAAAACATCCCAATGGGTTTGAGCAGGAAATTCCTCTGCGATATATTGATATAAAACTGCCGAAAGTCCACGTTTTCTAACCTCCGCAGAATCTTGCATTTTTAAACTTCCACTTGCTGTATTTCTTGGGTTCATAAACAAGTCTAAACCTTCTTCTTCACGCTGTTGGTTAATTTTATCGAAATTTTTTCTCGTTAAATAAATTTCACCGCGCATGAAGAATTTTTCAGGAAAATCACCTTTCAATTTTAAAGGAACATCCGAAATAGTTCTCACATTATTCGTGATTTCGTCCCCTTGGAAACCATCACCACGCGTTACAGCTTGAGAAAGTTTTCCGTTTTCATATAAAATAGAGATAGAAGCGCCGTCGTATTTTAATTCAGCAACAAATTCTACGGGCTCATCAATGGTTTTAATAATTCGTTTTTCCCAATCTTCAAGATCATTAAAATCGTAAGAATTATCCAAAGAATACATTCTGAATTGATGCAGAACTGTCGGGAAATTTTTGGTTACACCGCCACCAACACGCAAAGTTGGAGAATTAGCGTCTGCAAATTCAGGATGTTGTTTTTCTAAATCTTGAAGTTCTTTAAGCTTTGTATCAAATTCAAAATCTGAAATGCTTGGTTCGTCTAAAATATAGTAATTATAATTGTGTTGGTGGAGTTCTTCTCTTAGTTCTTCTATCTTCAATTGGATGTTTTCAGACATAAATAAATGTTTATAGCAAAGATAAAAAAACTTGCTTCTGAAAAGTGAATATCTTATTTTTAGAATTGAAAGATTTAGTAAAAAATGGAATGATGAAAACACAACTAATTGTGCATCGTGGATTTTGGAAATCCCAACCTGGAACTTCAGAAAATTCTATTCAAGCTTTAAAAAATGCTCAGAAATTAAAAGTTTACGGATCTGAGTTTGATGTTCAAATGACAAAAGATGAGAAATTAATTGTTTTTCATGATGAACAGATTGGCGATTTAGAAATTGCCGAAACAGATTTTGATATTTTAAAAAAGGTTAAACTTTCGAATGCTAAAAGTATTCCGAGGTTGGAGGATTATTTTATACAAGGTCAAAAATTTCCAAATTGTAAATTAATTGTTGAATTGAAACCATCTAAAAACCAAATATTAGAAGAGGTTATGGTTAGAAAAACCATGGATTTAATTCAAAAATACAATATTGAAAGTCAATGTGAGATTATATCTTTTAGCTTACATATTTGTTGTAAAATAAAAGAAATTAACCCAAAGATGTTAGTCTATTATTTGAACGGAAATTTAGCACCGAATGCATTGAAAAAGCTTGGCTTAGATGGTTTTGACTATGATTATGAAATACTTTTAGAACATCTGGATTGGATTGCGGAAGCAAGAAAAATAGGATTAAAAACCAATGCTTGGACAGTGGATGATGCCGAAGTTTATCAAAAATTAGTCAATGCCAATATTGATTTCGTTACTACCAATACACCAGATATATTTCTAAATGAATGATTGTTAAAAGGCTTTTTTAAGAAATTGCGTATTCATTTTGTACCTTTGCAGAAGATAAAGTTTAATCATAAAAACATAAGAAAATGACAAGCTTAAAAGGGAAAAATGCCATTATAACTGGTGGTGGAAGAGGTTTAGGAAAAGCCGTAGCTCTTGCTTTGGCTAATGAAGGTGTGAATATTGGAATTTCTGGAAGAAACAAAGAAAATCTTAAAAATACAGTTGCTGAACTTAGAAACTTAGGTGTAAATGCATCTTACTCAGTTTTCAGTATTGATGATGAAACGGCTGTTAATACAGGAATTAAAGCTTTAGCAAACGATTTGGGAAGCATTGATATTTTGGTGAATAACGCTGGTATTGGCGATTTCGGGAAATTAAATGATATGTCAACACAAGTGTGGGAACAAGTCATGAAAACCAATCTCTTCGGTGTATTATACACTTCTAAAGCGGTTTATCCTTTTCTAAAGGAAAAAGGTCAAGGTGATATCGTAAATGTAGCTTCTACAGCAGGTCTTAAAGGAGGCGCGGGAATGTCTGCTTATGCGGCTTCTAAAGCAGCGGTGATTTCTTTATCACAATCGATGATGGCAGAATGGAGAAAAGATAATATTCGTGTAATTACCTTAACTCCGAGTACTATTGCTTCGGATATGAGTATTCAAGGAGGTTTAACAGATGGAAATCCAGAAACAGTGCTTCAACCAGAAGATTTCGCAGAATGGGTAAGAGATATCTTGAAAATGAACAGAAGAGCTATGATTGCTAATGCTTCTATTTTCTCTACCAATCCGTAAATAATTATTTTAGTTTTAAAAATAAAAAATCGCAACCAAATTTTGATTGCGATTTTTTTATAATTTTAATTAAATAGGCTTGAACTCCAAATTTTGTTCAGCTAATAATTTTTCTGCTTGTTCTTTATAATGTCCATTAACTAGCTTGTCATGGATGGCCTCAAAAGCAGCCAACGTCTCATTAATCTCAGCATCTGTATGGGAAGCTGTAGGAATTAATCTCAGCAAAATCATGCCTTTCGGGATTACTGGATACACCACAACAGAGGTGAAGATGCCGAAGTTTTCGCGAAGGTCTTTTACCAAAAGTGTAGCTTCTACTGGTGTACCTTGCATCATAACTGGCGTTACACAAGTATTGGTATTTCCTAGGTTAAAGCCTCTTTCCGTAAGTCCGTTTTGTAATTTGTTAACGTTTTCCCAAAGTTTAGCTTTTATTTCAGGTCTTGTTCTTAATAGTTCTAATCTTTTAAGTCCACCAATAACCATCGGCATTGTCAAAGATTTAGCGAAAATTTGAGATCTAAGATTGAATTTTAAATATCTAATAATATCTTTATCTCCTGCGATGAAAGCCCCAAAACCTGCCATAGACTTAGCAAAAGTTGAGAAGTAAACATCGATTTGATCTTGACAACCTTGCTCTTCGCCAGCACCAGCGCCAGTTTCTCCCAAAGTTCCGAAACCATGAGCATCATCGACCAATAATCTGAACTTGTATTTATCTTTTAAAGCACAAATTTCTTTCAGTTTGCCTTGCTGTCCTCGCATTCCGAAAACCCCTTCAGTAATTACTAAAATACCGCCGCCAGTTTCTGCAGCGACTTTTGTTGCTCTTTCAAGGTTTTTTTCTAAACTTTCAATATCGTTATGCTTATACGTAAAACGTTTTCCAGAATGTAGTCTAACACCGTCAACGATACAAGCGTGAGAATCTACGTCATATACAATAACGTCATGGCGATCTACTAAAGCATCGATGGTTGATACCATACCTTGATAACCAAAGTTAAGCAGGTATGCGGAATCCTTTTTAACAAATTCGGCTAGTTCTTTTTCTAATTGTAAGTGCTGCTCTGTTTCTCCAGACATGGCACGAGCGCCCATTGGATAGAACATGCCGTAATCTGCTGCGGCTTTTGCATCTGCAGCAATAACTTCGGGATGATTACATAGTCCCAAATAATCATTGGCGCTCCAGAAAATAACTTCTTTGTTTTGAAATTTCATTCTTGGACCAATAGGTCCTTCTAATCTTGGGAAAATGAAATAACCTTCGCCATAGTCTGCAAATTGTCCTAATGGTCCAGGATTTTCTTTGATTCTGTCAAAAATATCCATTCTAATTTCTTTATTAAAAATAATCTCCCGATTAAGTATCGGGAGAAACTTTATTTTATGATTTCTGTTTTAAAAACTTCTTCGTAGTTGTGAAAGCAATTGTTAACAAAACCTTGTTCAGCCATCCATTTATCACTATATACTTTTGTGATGTAACGTGATCCATGGTCTGGGAAAATAACTACAACAACATGCTTCTCATTAAGAGGATTGATGTTGGCATACTGTATTAGCCCCTGTACTGCTGCGCCTGTAGTATAACCGCCCATAATAGCTTCTTTTAGAGCGATTTCTCTGGTACGGTAGGCACTCATTTCGTCATTAACTTTTACAAAATGGTCAACTTTATCAAACAAAAGCGCAGAAGGAATTAAGTTTTTCCCCATGCCTTCGATTTGATAAGGATGGATTTGGCTTTTGTCAATTTCACCCGTTTCATGGAAGGTTTTCAGTATGGAACCATCTGCATCAATACCAATAATTTGGATGTCAGGATTTTGTTCTTTTAGAAACTTAGCAGAACCTGTTAATGTTCCGCCCGTTCCTGTACAAGCAACGAGGTGCGTTATTTTACCTTGCGTTTGTTCCCAAATTTCTGGGCCAGTTGTTTGGTAATGCGCATCAATATTTAATTCATTAAAATATTGATTGATATAGATTGAGTTAGGTGTTTCGCTAGCGATACGCTTAGCGACTTCGTAATAAGATCGAGGATCGTCTGCTGCTACATTGGCAGGACATACAAAAACTGTTGCCCCCAAAGCTTTGAGGTAAGCAATTTTTTCGGGTTTTGTTTTGTCACTTACTGCAAGGATACATTTATAACCTTTGATAATACACACCATTGCCAGAGAGAAGCCTGTATTGCCTGAAGTTGTTTCTACAACTACAGAGCCAGGTTTCAATAGTCCTTTCTTTTCAGCATTTTCTATAATATGAAATGCGATTCTATCTTTGGTAGAATGTCCAGGGTTATAAGATTCCAACTTAGCGTATACAGTCGCAGGGATATCCTTTGTAACTTGATTTAATCTAATCAAAGGAGTATTCCCAATTAAACCAAGAATGTTATCGTATACATTAGTCATTATTTAACATTTTTCTCACTAAAAAAACTGTTTGCAAAAATACAAAAAAAATAATAGTAGTCTAATTCTTTGTGACTAAAAAAAATCAGCTATCCATTTTTTAGAGTATTTAACATTTGCAAAACTTCCAAATATTAAGCCAAAAATTAAAATTCTGTTAAAAGGAAGATAAAAATCAGTTAAAAGTCTTATTTTCGCACTAATTTGTGATAAAAATATGAAGAACTGGACATTTAAACAATGGAATACCATCTTAGGTTGGGTTGTTTTTGTAATTGCTCTTATAACTTATCTATCGACCATAGAGCATCGATTGAGTTTTTGGGATTGTGGAGAATATATTTCTTCTGCGGTTAAGCTGGAAGTGACGCATGCGCCTGGAGCGGCTCTATTCCAACTAATAGGTGCTGTTTTCGCTATTTTTGCGTTTGGAAATCCCGAAAATTATGCTTTGGTGATCAATGCACTTTCTGGGATTTGTAGCGCGGTAACCGTCTTGTTCTTATTCTGGACGATTACACATTTTACGAGACGATTATTGAATAAAGAATATTCTGAACTAAGCCCAGGTGAACAGATTGGTATTTTATTTTCAGGTGTCATAGGAGCCTTATGTTTCACATTTTCGGATACCTTTTGGTTTTCGGCGGTGGAAGGCGAAGTTTATGCCATGGCAACGATGTTTATCGCATTATTACTTTGGTTAATCACGAAATGGGAAAACGAATACCATGATCATGGAAACGAACGTTGGATTATTCTAACTTTCTTTATTGTAGGGCTTTCTGTAGGGGTTCACATGATGTGTATGTTGGCTTTGCCAGCGGCTTGTTTCGTCTATTATGCTCGTAATTATACATTTACTTGGAAGAACTTTATCATTGCAAATTTGGTAACTTTAGTTATTCTGGGTATTGTGTTTAAAGGGATTTTCCCCTTAATAATGACACTTTTCGGAAAAAGTGAAATCTTTTTTGTTAATGGATTGGGACTTCCTTTCCATAGTGGGACTATTTTCGCTTTTGCTATTTTAATATTAATTTGCTATTTAGTTATTAATTATTCAAGAAAGATAGGACAGTCACTTTATCAAACAATTGCATTGTCGCTTGTCTATATGATAATCGGATTTTCTTGTTGGATGGTGATCCCGATTCGTGCAAATGCCAATGCACCGATGAACCTTAATGATCCTGATAACGCCATTGGAATGTTGGATTATTACAACCGTGTACAATATGGTGATTGGCCTACAATGTATGGTCAAAACTATACTGCTTATCTTGATTATAATGGCATCCTTAAAAATGAGGACGGAAGCTTCCGTACAAATAAAACTGGAGATATTTACGAAAAAGATGAGAAAACAGGACGTTATCGTGTGGTTGGAGAGCGTTTTAATTACGTATTCAATCCGGCGCATGTAGGCTTTTTACCAAGAATGTTCAGTGAAGATCGTAGTGTTATTGCCAATTATATTTCGATGTACGGTGCGCCAGATTTTACCTTTAATTTTGATAATGAAGAAGCAGCAAACAGTCCAGAAGCACAACAATATTTTGATGGTTTAAGAAAAAAGTTTGAAGCTGGAACTTTGAAAGCGAGTGATTATTACGATGCAAAACCATTTGAAATAATCAATGTACAACGACCAAGTTTATCACAAAACTTAGACTATTTCTTTACTTTCCAAAATTATTATTATTTCGCGCGTTATCTACTTTGGAACTTCTCAGGAAGACAAAATGACCTTGAGGGAAATATGCAAAATACCAATGGTAACTTTATTACAGGTATTTCGTTTATAGATAATAATCTTTGGGGAAATCAGAGTGATATGCCTGCGAAATTCCGTAACGAAAGCACGGTATATTTTTTCATGTTACCTTTAATTTTGGGCTTGTTAGGTTTCTTTTTTCAACTCAATAGAGATTTTGGAAGATTCTATGCGATATTATCTTTATTTATATTAACAAGTGTTGGGATTGTCTTCTACACTGGTGTAAAACCTTTCGAAGTGAGAGAGCGTGACTATGCGATGGTTGGGGCATTTTATGCCTTTGCAATT
This genomic stretch from Chryseobacterium sp. POL2 harbors:
- a CDS encoding MgtC/SapB family protein, whose amino-acid sequence is MDIKDSLDILRMPSTENEVLLILISVLVGLVIGADREYQNKSAGLRTFILVSFGSCIFTILSLKIGVDNPDRLAANIITGIGFLGAGVIFKDDNKIGGITTATTIWATASLGMAVGSGHIYLALLGTFLVMLILRILLFLQNIIDSNNKIRDYKITTSVNDYEYCQMLFRKTDLKQEIIRQQYGKDSISTTWRLTGKLSKHQQLVEILMKDEKINAYQF
- a CDS encoding heavy metal translocating P-type ATPase; the protein is MSNKECCSNPPIKNDHEHSHSHDSHDHSHETSDKSILQLFAPAIISFVVLIIGILFDYYFKPTWFEGWSRIILYAIAYLPVGWPVIKEAFESMKNGDIFSEFFLMSIATIGAIIIGEYPEAVAVMLFYSVGEIFQSLAVQKAKNNIASLMDQRPDEVTIIKNNQHRTVKAKEVNIGQKILLKPGEKLALDGELFSEQASFNTSALTGESKPDTKQKGDEVLAGMINLNSVAEVLVKTDYQDSKLSKILELVQNANQQKAPTELFIRKFAKIYTPIVTFLALGIFVLPYLFVEVYDYKTWLYRACIFLVISCPCALVISIPLGYFGGIGAGSKNGILFKGGNFIDALASIKNVVMDKTGTLTEGVFKVKDIQISKDFNEKEILEVLNKLESHSTHPIATAIHEYVGEQNPNLILENIEEIPGRGLKANYQGKNFLAGNFKLMEKFGITHDLNSKNFTESLIAIAFDNKFVGYITISDQIKPEASTAIAELKKLNINSFMLSGDKKEVVESVAQQLQINHASGGLLPEDKVAELKKIRSQYGSVAFVGDGVNDAPVVALADVGMAMGGLGSDATIETADVVIQDDKATKIPLAIKISKATKKVVWQNIILAFGVKAIVLILGAGGLATMWEAVFADVGVALLAILNAVRIQNMNFKV
- the ligA gene encoding NAD-dependent DNA ligase LigA, translated to MSENIQLKIEELREELHQHNYNYYILDEPSISDFEFDTKLKELQDLEKQHPEFADANSPTLRVGGGVTKNFPTVLHQFRMYSLDNSYDFNDLEDWEKRIIKTIDEPVEFVAELKYDGASISILYENGKLSQAVTRGDGFQGDEITNNVRTISDVPLKLKGDFPEKFFMRGEIYLTRKNFDKINQQREEEGLDLFMNPRNTASGSLKMQDSAEVRKRGLSAVLYQYIAEEFPAQTHWDVLSKAKNWGFKVSEDQAKLCTSLDDVKNFINFWDAERHNLPFEIDGIVIKVNSLQQQKQLGYTAKSPRWAMSYKFKAEKVETELLSVSYQVGRTGAITPVANLKPVLLAGTIVKRASLHNEDIIKKLDLHENDFVYVEKGGEIIPKIVGVNTEKRTSESREIEYIKNCPECGTELVKIEDQAIHFCPNDLHCPPQVVGRMIHYVSRKALNIENLGSETIEQLYREKLIENPADFYALTKEQLLPLDRMAEKSAQNIIDGIEKSKQIPFEKVLYGIGIKHVGETVAKKLVKNFATIEDLKNATIEELTQVEDIGGKIAVSIVDFFQNPENNLMIERLKNYGVQLEKGESTQEVLSNVLEGKTFLFTGKLSLFTREQAEEMVEKHNGKNISAVSKNLNYLVVGEKAGSKLKKAQDIGTITILDEQEFLDLINEG
- a CDS encoding glycerophosphodiester phosphodiesterase, with the protein product MNILFLELKDLVKNGMMKTQLIVHRGFWKSQPGTSENSIQALKNAQKLKVYGSEFDVQMTKDEKLIVFHDEQIGDLEIAETDFDILKKVKLSNAKSIPRLEDYFIQGQKFPNCKLIVELKPSKNQILEEVMVRKTMDLIQKYNIESQCEIISFSLHICCKIKEINPKMLVYYLNGNLAPNALKKLGLDGFDYDYEILLEHLDWIAEARKIGLKTNAWTVDDAEVYQKLVNANIDFVTTNTPDIFLNE
- a CDS encoding 3-ketoacyl-ACP reductase, producing MTSLKGKNAIITGGGRGLGKAVALALANEGVNIGISGRNKENLKNTVAELRNLGVNASYSVFSIDDETAVNTGIKALANDLGSIDILVNNAGIGDFGKLNDMSTQVWEQVMKTNLFGVLYTSKAVYPFLKEKGQGDIVNVASTAGLKGGAGMSAYAASKAAVISLSQSMMAEWRKDNIRVITLTPSTIASDMSIQGGLTDGNPETVLQPEDFAEWVRDILKMNRRAMIANASIFSTNP
- a CDS encoding aminotransferase class I/II-fold pyridoxal phosphate-dependent enzyme, whose protein sequence is MDIFDRIKENPGPLGQFADYGEGYFIFPRLEGPIGPRMKFQNKEVIFWSANDYLGLCNHPEVIAADAKAAADYGMFYPMGARAMSGETEQHLQLEKELAEFVKKDSAYLLNFGYQGMVSTIDALVDRHDVIVYDVDSHACIVDGVRLHSGKRFTYKHNDIESLEKNLERATKVAAETGGGILVITEGVFGMRGQQGKLKEICALKDKYKFRLLVDDAHGFGTLGETGAGAGEEQGCQDQIDVYFSTFAKSMAGFGAFIAGDKDIIRYLKFNLRSQIFAKSLTMPMVIGGLKRLELLRTRPEIKAKLWENVNKLQNGLTERGFNLGNTNTCVTPVMMQGTPVEATLLVKDLRENFGIFTSVVVYPVIPKGMILLRLIPTASHTDAEINETLAAFEAIHDKLVNGHYKEQAEKLLAEQNLEFKPI
- a CDS encoding PLP-dependent cysteine synthase family protein gives rise to the protein MTNVYDNILGLIGNTPLIRLNQVTKDIPATVYAKLESYNPGHSTKDRIAFHIIENAEKKGLLKPGSVVVETTSGNTGFSLAMVCIIKGYKCILAVSDKTKPEKIAYLKALGATVFVCPANVAADDPRSYYEVAKRIASETPNSIYINQYFNELNIDAHYQTTGPEIWEQTQGKITHLVACTGTGGTLTGSAKFLKEQNPDIQIIGIDADGSILKTFHETGEIDKSQIHPYQIEGMGKNLIPSALLFDKVDHFVKVNDEMSAYRTREIALKEAIMGGYTTGAAVQGLIQYANINPLNEKHVVVVIFPDHGSRYITKVYSDKWMAEQGFVNNCFHNYEEVFKTEIIK
- a CDS encoding DUF2723 domain-containing protein, with amino-acid sequence MKNWTFKQWNTILGWVVFVIALITYLSTIEHRLSFWDCGEYISSAVKLEVTHAPGAALFQLIGAVFAIFAFGNPENYALVINALSGICSAVTVLFLFWTITHFTRRLLNKEYSELSPGEQIGILFSGVIGALCFTFSDTFWFSAVEGEVYAMATMFIALLLWLITKWENEYHDHGNERWIILTFFIVGLSVGVHMMCMLALPAACFVYYARNYTFTWKNFIIANLVTLVILGIVFKGIFPLIMTLFGKSEIFFVNGLGLPFHSGTIFAFAILILICYLVINYSRKIGQSLYQTIALSLVYMIIGFSCWMVIPIRANANAPMNLNDPDNAIGMLDYYNRVQYGDWPTMYGQNYTAYLDYNGILKNEDGSFRTNKTGDIYEKDEKTGRYRVVGERFNYVFNPAHVGFLPRMFSEDRSVIANYISMYGAPDFTFNFDNEEAANSPEAQQYFDGLRKKFEAGTLKASDYYDAKPFEIINVQRPSLSQNLDYFFTFQNYYYFARYLLWNFSGRQNDLEGNMQNTNGNFITGISFIDNNLWGNQSDMPAKFRNESTVYFFMLPLILGLLGFFFQLNRDFGRFYAILSLFILTSVGIVFYTGVKPFEVRERDYAMVGAFYAFAIWIGLGVATVFSFVQKKVKTNAAQWAVGVIMLGIPLMMGFQNYNSHDRSKRTAAYDYSYSSLKSLPNNALLFVYGDNDTYPVWGLQETEEFRSDVKVVNFTLLATPWYLDQMKRQTYKSAPVPSVFTHDDYRDGANDQIYLMTKKDWQNIFANLQQAGAPETEFAEYRKFLEQDSMTVKDAVNFLKQKSENKTEILKMIFGENSKTERFNFIPVSKFVLPVNVNNAVKSGIITPTEAALAEQSITIDYKKNSMFKNNLMLLDILANFDWKRPLNFSNGGVYDPENIFFLQDYLQLDGFSYRLVPIKTPESDSGEMGRVNADQMYNVVKNYKWGNFKDLSVHFDGTAQENILGYRLSTSRTAVALAQAGQKGKAIELLNLISTEIPGSKYNDPRSLSAIAYAYIVAGDEKKGLEMADAIKKDIFTEYDYYLKLSPEYRVYSARQMNTKPMEYAYLVNSISDAYQKIGQKEKAYNYTINAISVIDKRFDAFVKELQMLGKEKAFGRLEESHNITNFYQYLFDVTNKFDTTYASEKEEQVTRALMKVAQ